A genome region from Eurosta solidaginis isolate ZX-2024a chromosome 2, ASM4086904v1, whole genome shotgun sequence includes the following:
- the RpL34a gene encoding large ribosomal subunit protein eL34, with protein MVQRLTLRRRLSYNTKSNRRRIVRTPGGRLVYQYVKKNKTVPKCGQCKEKLKGIRPTRPCERSRLSKRQKTVARTYGGVLCHRCLRERIVRAFLIEEQKIVKALKSQRELLVKPVKPVAEKKPTKAQPGKTAGGKSAAKKPAQKSTGKSKK; from the exons ATGGTTCAACGTTTGACTTTGAGGAGACGTCTGTCGTATAATACGAAGTCCAACCGGAGGCGTAT TGTTCGTACACCTGGTGGGCGCCTAGTATACCAATATGTAAAGAAAAACAAGACCGTGCCGAAGTGTGGTCAATGTAAAGAAAAACTAAAGGGTATTCGCCCCACACGTCCATGTGAACGTTCCCGCCTATCGAAACGTCAAAAAACCGTAGCTCGTACTTATGGAGGAGTGTTGTGCCACAGATGTTTGCGTGAACGTATTGTTCGTGCTTTCCTTATTGAGGAACAAAAGATCGTTAAAGCGCTCAAGAGCCAACGTGAATTGTTGGTGAAACCCGTAAAACCCGTCGCAGAGAAAAAACCAACCAAGGCGCAACCTGGTAAAACAGCGGGAGGTAAATCGGCGGCGAAGAAACCTGCCCAAAAATCCACTGGCAAATCTAAAAAGTAA